CTGCCAGGATGCGGCGCAATGATGCAACTTTGCCCCATGCTAACCAGCAACACCGCAGGCGGCGTTGAGAAACATCAACTTTGCCGGAAGGCATGCGTACTCTCACTGTCCAGGCTTGCGCCGGCGCAGCCATCTTCCCTTACAATACCCACATCGTTTCCCCACAGGCAGGCCATGCAACACCTCGTCAATCCCGCTGAAGTTGAATTTTCCGCCATCCGCGCTCAGGGGCCGGGCGGGCAGAATGTCAACAAGGTGTCCAGCGCCATCCATTTGCGCTTCCCCATCGCCGCCTCGTCGCTGCCGGAAGCGTACAAGGAGCGGCTGCTGGCCCTGCGCGACAGCCGCATCAGCAAGGATGGCGTGCTGGTGCTCAAGGCGCAGCAGTCGCGCAGCCAGGAGCAGAACAAGGAAGAAGCGTTGCGGCGCCTGCAGGAAATCATCGACAGCGTCACCTTTTTGCCCGCCGTGCGGCGCGCCACCAAGCCCACGCGCAGCTCGCAGCGGCGCCGCCTCGACAGCAAGAGCACACACAGCGTGCTGAAACAGTCACGTGGCAAGGTCACCGACTAAACGTTACGGCGGCGGTGCATACGTCCAGTCCAGGCTGCCTATGCTGTCCGCAAACACGCTCTGCGTGCCCGGCGTGGCGCTGCGCAACAGCGCCTTGATCTCCTTCGGCGGCCGGTCGTAGACCTTGGCCGGCCCGGGCGGCACGACCATGGCGCGCACGGCCGTGTCACCGTCGACCAGTCCCAGGCTGCAGCGCGACTGGCCGGCCGTCGCTTGCCGCTGCTGGCGCACTTGCGCCACCATGGCCAGCATTTGCGCGTGCAGGATTTCCGACTGTTTCACTTCCACGCGCAGGCGCGCCACTTCCTTCAAGACGGGGGCGATGCGCGCGGCCAGCTTGTCGTACTGCAATTGCTGCGCCGGCTGCAGCTGCAGCTCGCCGCGCCGCAGCTGGCCCGCCAGGGTCAGGTAGTTGCGCACCTCGGGCAATTGCGCAATGGCATCGATTTCCTGCTGGCGCTTGTGCTGCAGCTGCTGGTAGTGCGCGGCCCTGGCCAGGCTTTCCGCGATCTGCTGGTCCAGGGCGCTCAAATCGGGCACCAGCGGGAACAGCAGCATCTCCACCTGCTTGCGGGGACCGGCGCTGCCGATGCGGATGGTGCGTGCCGCCACGGCGCAGCCTTCGGCC
Above is a genomic segment from Janthinobacterium sp. 64 containing:
- the arfB gene encoding alternative ribosome rescue aminoacyl-tRNA hydrolase ArfB — translated: MQHLVNPAEVEFSAIRAQGPGGQNVNKVSSAIHLRFPIAASSLPEAYKERLLALRDSRISKDGVLVLKAQQSRSQEQNKEEALRRLQEIIDSVTFLPAVRRATKPTRSSQRRRLDSKSTHSVLKQSRGKVTD